The following proteins are co-located in the Frigidibacter mobilis genome:
- a CDS encoding LysE family transporter — MLKIVGGGYLLWLGVALWRKARQPFIAADARPVPRSALSAFRLGVLTQLANPKAPVVFSAIFLGTVPQGTPAAVYAALLAVVFLNEFIWNIGVARIFSLERSRAAYISLKTIIDRSFGGLLALLGLKIVAT; from the coding sequence GTGCTCAAGATCGTCGGTGGCGGCTACCTGCTGTGGCTGGGAGTCGCGCTGTGGCGCAAGGCAAGGCAGCCCTTCATCGCCGCCGACGCCCGGCCGGTGCCGCGCTCGGCACTGTCGGCCTTCCGGCTGGGGGTGCTCACGCAGCTGGCCAACCCCAAGGCGCCGGTGGTGTTCTCCGCGATCTTCCTCGGCACCGTGCCGCAGGGAACGCCCGCCGCCGTCTATGCCGCACTGCTGGCGGTCGTGTTCCTGAATGAATTCATCTGGAACATCGGCGTTGCGCGCATCTTCTCGCTGGAGCGCAGCCGGGCTGCGTATATCAGCCTCAAGACCATCATCGACCGCAGCTTTGGCGGGCTTCTGGCCCTGCTGGGGCTGAAGATCGTCGCCACTTGA